In the genome of Crassaminicella thermophila, the window GGGTCTACATTTAAGCTAATTACATCAGCTGCAGGATTAGAAGAAGGAGTTGTTACACCAGATTCACCTTTTTATTGTAAGGGATATATTGTTGTATCAGGACAAAGGTTAAAATGCTGGAGATATTATCGGCCTCATGGAGCAGAAACTTTTACGCAAGCAGTGCAGAATTCTTGTAACCCTGTATTTGTTGAAGTTGCACAAAGATTAGGGCTTGACAAATATTACGAATACATAGAAGCTTTTGGCTTTAATAAACCTACAGGAATTGATCTGCCAGGTGAAGGGCGAGGGATTATTCAAAATAAAAAGTATGTAGGGCCTGTAGAATTAGCTACAATATCTTATGGTCAAGGGATATCTGTAACACCTCTTCAGTTAATTAATGCTATATCAGCTATTGGTAATGATGGAAAATTAATGGAGCCAAGAATTGTTAAAGAATTAGTAGATGATTCAGGCAATGTAATTCATAGATATGAGCCAAAGATGATTAGACAAGTAATATCAGAAAAAACTGCTAAAGAATTACGTTTGATTATGGAAACGGTTGTTACAGAAGGATCAGGTAAAAAAGCGTATATACCTGGATATAGAGTAGGAGGAAAAACTGGAACAGCAGATAAAATTGTAAATGGAAGATATGCTAAAGGAAAAGTATATTCCTCTTTTGTTGCATTGGCACCAGTTGATGATCCAAAGCTTGCGGTATTAGTGGTTATAGATGAACCACAAGGTGTTCATTTTGGTAGTCAAACGGCAGCTCCGGTTGCACATGATATTATAAGAGATTCTTTAAGGTATTTAGAAGTTGAGCCAAAGTTTAATGAAGATGAAACTAAACAATATGAAAAGCAGGAAGTAGTTGTGCCTGAGGTTAGAAATTTATCTTTAAAAGATGCTGCAAAGGTTTTAGGAGAATGTAAACTACAATACGAAACAGAATCTTTAAATGTTGAAAATCCAGATGCTGTTATTATTGATCAATTTCCAAAACCAGGGGCAAAAATACCAGAAAAATCTATTATTATTCTATATTTAAAAAAAGATAATAACCTAAATTAGTTTTACAAAATAATAATAAAATATATGTTATAATGGAAACAAATAAAATAGAAAAGGCAACTTAAATCGAAGTTATATTACTTTGAATTAAGTTGCCTTTTAATGAGTTTTGTTTATGATTAAGCATCTAAGTCTATAATATAAAAATAGGAAATATTTACATAAGGAGAGATATTATGAAAATCAATGAATTGTTGAATAATGTATCAATTATTGAAACAATAGGAGATATGGATATAGATATAGAAGGGATTGCATATGATTCTAGAAAAGTTAAAAATAATTATGTATTTGTTTGTATCATTGGAATAAAAACTGATGGACATAATTATATTGATCAAGCAGTTAAAAATGGGGCAAAAGTTTTAATATTGGAAAAAAATATTGCACCAATAGAAGGGGTTACGATTATAAAAGTAGAAAATAGTAGAAAAGCTTTGGCAATAATTTCATCTAATTTTTTTAAAAATCCAACAAAAAGCATGAATATAATAGGGGTTACTGGTACTAATGGAAAAACAACTACAACACATTTGATAAAAAATGTTTTAGAAAAAAATGATGTAAATTGCGGATTGATAGGAACCATATCATATCAAATTTTAGATAAAGAATATAAAGCAAATAATACAACACCTGAATCTTTAGAATTACAAAAATTATTTCAAGAAATGAAAGATGCTAATGTAGATACTTGTGCTATGGAAGTTTCATCTCATTCACTAGAGTTAGATAGAGTAGCAGGAATTAACTATAAAATAGGTGTATTTACAAATTTAACAGCAGATCATATGGATTTTCATAAAACAATTGAAAATTACAAAAATGCAAAAGCAAAACTTTTTTATCAGACCTCTTTAGCGAATATTATAAATATTGATGATAAATATGGATATGAGATTGCTGATGAAATAAAAAAACTAAATACGAAGCTTGTAACATATGGGATTAACAAAAAGGCAGAGGTCTATGCAGAGGATATCTGTATTTTTTCAAAGGGTTGTTCATTTACATTAGTTACACCTAAATTTAAGGGCAAGTTAAAAATCACAACTCCAGGAATGTTTTCAGTATATAATGCTTTAGCAGCTATAGCAGTATGCTATGTTTTAGGGTATAATTTTGATCAAATAAAAAAAGGGATTGAATCTGTAAAGGGTGTTTCAGGCCGTTTCGAAACTGTAGAAAATACAGGTGATGTTACAATTATTGTTGACTATTCTCATACACCAGATGCATTGGAAAATGCATTAAATACAATAAAACAATTTGTAGAGGGAAAAATCATAACAGTATTTGGATGTGGTGGAGATAGAGATAAGATTAAAAGACCTATGATGGGAGAAACTGCTGGTAAACTTTCAGATTATTGTATTATTACAAGTGATAATCCTAGGTCAGAACAACCGGATGCAATTATTAAAGATATTGAAGTAGGAATAAAAAAGACAAATTGTAAATATAAAATGATAGTAGATAGAAAAGAAGCAATAAGAGAAGCAATAAAAGTTAGTGAATCTAAGGATATTATATTAATTGCAGGAAAAGGTCATGAAACCTATCAGATTATAGGAGATAAAATAATTGATTTTGATGATAAAAAAGTAGCTCAGGAAATACTGAGGGAGGAAAGATAAAAATGAGGTTGACTATACAAGAAGTAATTGAAGCTACAAATGGCGAACTTATAAGAGGTGATAAGAAAGATATTGTTATTGGAGTTTCAACTGATTCAAGAAGCATAAACAAAAATGAGTTGTTTATTCCTTTGATCGGAAAAAAATTTAATGGTCATGATTTTATTGAAAATGCTATAAAATTAGGTGCTAGCGCTATACTGACAAGTCAGAGAATTAAAGAGAATAAATTAGATTATGTATCTGTTATTAAAGTAAAAGATACTCTAAAAGCTCTTCAAGATCTTGCAAGATATTATATATCAAAATTTAATATAATTGTTATAGGGGTTACAGGTAGTACAGGAAAAACTTCAACGAAGGATATGATTTATTCTGTATTATCAAAAAAATATAAGGTTTTAAAGAATCAAGGAAATTTTAATAATCACATAGGTTTGCCATTGACTGTTTTTGATTTGAAAAAAGAGCATGAGATAGCCATACTAGAAATGGGAATGAGTGGATTTGATGAAATTGATTTGCTTGCAAATATAGTTAAACCTAACATTGCAGTAATTACAAATATTGGATTATCTCATATTGAAAATTTAGGATCGCAAGAAAATATTTTAAATGCTAAGATGGAAATAACAAATTACTTTGATGAAACGAATACATTAATTGTAAATGGGGATGACCAATTGTTAAAGAATATAGAAAACAACGGGATAAATTTTCATAAATACTTTGTAGGCTTAGGAACAAATTGTAATTATCAAGCTGTAAACATAAATGATTTAGGTGAAGATGGAATTAGTTTTGATGTGCTTATAGATAAAAAAGCATATCCATTTAGATTAAATGTTCCTGGAATACATAATGTATATAATGCTTTATATGCAATTGCTATTGGCAAGATTTTAAATGTTGATATAAAATTGATTTATGATGGGATAAAAGATTTTAAAGGAAGCAAAATGAGATTAAATATATTAACTACAAATGAAGAAATTAAAGTTATTAATGATGCTTACAATGCAAGTCCTGATTCAATGCGTGCTGCAATAGCTGTATTAAGTAAGATGAGCAAAAACAGGAGAATTGCAGTCCTTGGGGATATGCTTGAAATGGGAGAATATTCAACGAAAGGGCATTATGATGTAGGTATTGAAGTAGCGAAACAGTCTGTAGAATTATTAATTACGATTGGTGAAAAGGCAAAAAATATTGCAAAGGGTGCTATTGAAAATGGTTTTGATAAAAAAAATATATTTCTATGCAAAAACAATAAAGAAGCTATCAATATTTTAAAAGATTTACTACAAAGAAAAGATGCTGTACTGATAAAGGGATCAAGGGGAATGCGAATGGAGGAAATTGTAGAATACATACAAGAGAGGAGTTAATTAGATGATACAATATAAGCAACTAATAACAACAATAGTCATTTCATTCTTTATTACACTAATTTTAGGACCAATTGTTATACCTATATTACAAAGATTAAAGGTAGGACAAAGCATAAGGGATGAAGGGCCAAAAACACATATGTTAAAATCAGGAACGCCAACAATGGGTGGATTGATTATGATTACTGCTATTTGTGTAACAACTTTAACATCTGGAATGTTAAATAGAGACTTATATGTTATTTTATTTGCAACAATTTCTTTTGGGCTAATAGGATTTATAGATGATTTTATAAAAGTAGTATTAAAAAGAAACTTAGGACTTAAAGCTTACCAAAAATTGATTGGGCAAATTATTGTTGCTATAATAATAGCTGTTTATCAGTCTTCTATATCTATATCTAGTACAAAAATATTCATACCATTTATGAATCAATATTTGGATTTTGGTATTTTATATATTCCATTTATTGCTACAGTTGTAGTTGCGACAGCAAATAGTGTGAATCTAACAGATGGTCTTGACGGGTTGGCTGCAGGGGTTACATTGATTGTTTCATCTTTTTTCAGTTTAATAGCAATGAATTGGGGATATCCTAGTATTGCTGTATTTTGTGGAGCGTTAACAGGAGCATGTTTAGGGTTTTTAAGATTTAATGCTCATCCAGCGAAAGTATTTATGGGAGATACTGGTTCTATGGCATTAGGTGGTGCCATTGCAACTATTGCAATTCTTATGAATTTAACCCTCCTAATTCCTATTGTGGGAGGAATTTATTTTGTAGAAGCATTGTCTGTTATATTACAAGTAGCATCTTATAAGATAACAGGAAAAAGAATTTTTAGAATGAGTCCACTTCATCATCATTACGAACTAAAGGGGTGGAAGGAAACTAAAGTTGTTGTTGTATTTTGGTCTGTTACCCTATTATTGTGTATAGTAGGACTATTTAGTTTAAATTAATATTTAAAATAAAAGTATAAAGACATGAAAGCGGGTGTATACATTGGTAATAAAAGACAAAAGGGTTTTGGTTATTGGCTTAGGGATCTCAGGCATACCAACAGTAAATACTTTACTATCATTAGGAGCAAAGGTAACAGTTAATGATAAGAAAACACAAGAAGAGCTTAAAGATATATTAAAAGAATTAGATACTAATAAAGTAGATCTTATATTAGGGAAACACCCAGAAAATATGGCTCTTTTTGATTTGATTATATTAAGTCCTGGTGTGCCAACAGATTTAATGTTTATTCAAGAAGCAAGAAAAATGGGTGTAACAATTATGGGAGAATTAGAATTAGCATATAGATTATGTGAAGGAAAATTTGTTGCAATAACTGGTACAAACGGAAAAACTACTACAACTGCATTAACAGGAGAAATATTTAAAAATGCGAAAAAAGAAACATATATTGTAGGAAATATTGGTATTGCAGCAATATCTAAAATTCAAGAAGCGAGTGCTGATGCAATAATGGTAACAGAGGTGAGCAGCTTTCAGCTTGAAAGTATTATAGATTTCAAACCAAAGATTGCAGCTATTTTAAATATCACACCAGATCATTTAAATAGACACAAAACAATGGAAAACTATATTAAAGCAAAATCAAATATATTTAAAAATCAAGATAAAAATAATTATTTAGTATTAAATGTAGATAATGAAATAACTTATGAATTGAGAAGTTTAGCCAAATCTATTGTAATACCTTTTAGTAGAAAACAAAAACTGGAAAAAGGAGCATATGTTATAGATGATTATATTGTTATAAAAGAAGAGAATAAAAAATATGAAATTATATGTAAAGTAGATGAATTGAAAATACCAGGAAAACATAATTTAGAAAATGCATTAGCAGCAGTTGCTATAGCACATTGGTCAGGTATTGATAATAAAACGATAGCAGATACATTAAGAAATTTTAGAGGTGTTGAACATAGAATAGAATTTGTAGCAGAAATTGAGGGTGTAGATTTTGTTAATGATTCAAAGGGAACAAATCCTGATGCAGCTATTCGTGCCATTGAAGCTATGAAAACACCAATTGTTTTAATCGCTGGAGGAATGGATAAAGGAAGCGATTTTAATGAGTTTTTACATTCGTTTCAAGGCAAGGTGAAATACTTGGTTTTATTAGGAGAAACAGCACAAAAAATTAAAAAGACAGCTCAAAAGAATGGATTTTATGAAATAAGCATTGTAGAAAATATGGAACAAGCAGTACAATTAGCTGCTAAGGTTGCACAAGTAGGCGATACAGTATTATTATCACCTGCATGTGCAAGTTGGGATATGTATCCTAGTTTTGAAGTTAGGGGTAAGCATTTTAAAGAATGTGTAA includes:
- a CDS encoding stage V sporulation protein D, whose amino-acid sequence is MATPTIANKKRLVFFLFFVSFALFLLIFRIGWIQIVKGEKYRQLAHIQQTRDIPIPAKRGIIYDRKGTELAISASTNTVWARPAEVASSGKVDEISKKLSEILEMDEKEIKEKLSKKNVGLIKIKKWIDKDKADAIRKEKLEGIWIAEDNRRHYPFGNFAAHVIGHTTDDNQGLVGIEREYDKYLSGLPGRWIKNTDAAGRQLHYGIEKYYEAENGLNVVLTIDEVIQHFTEKAIEDALAKTQAKRVFAIVMEPKTGDILAMAVKPDYDPNKPRIPLDENKRRLYETLDNKGKQKIWNEMWRNPIISDTYEPGSTFKLITSAAGLEEGVVTPDSPFYCKGYIVVSGQRLKCWRYYRPHGAETFTQAVQNSCNPVFVEVAQRLGLDKYYEYIEAFGFNKPTGIDLPGEGRGIIQNKKYVGPVELATISYGQGISVTPLQLINAISAIGNDGKLMEPRIVKELVDDSGNVIHRYEPKMIRQVISEKTAKELRLIMETVVTEGSGKKAYIPGYRVGGKTGTADKIVNGRYAKGKVYSSFVALAPVDDPKLAVLVVIDEPQGVHFGSQTAAPVAHDIIRDSLRYLEVEPKFNEDETKQYEKQEVVVPEVRNLSLKDAAKVLGECKLQYETESLNVENPDAVIIDQFPKPGAKIPEKSIIILYLKKDNNLN
- a CDS encoding UDP-N-acetylmuramoyl-L-alanyl-D-glutamate--2,6-diaminopimelate ligase — translated: MKINELLNNVSIIETIGDMDIDIEGIAYDSRKVKNNYVFVCIIGIKTDGHNYIDQAVKNGAKVLILEKNIAPIEGVTIIKVENSRKALAIISSNFFKNPTKSMNIIGVTGTNGKTTTTHLIKNVLEKNDVNCGLIGTISYQILDKEYKANNTTPESLELQKLFQEMKDANVDTCAMEVSSHSLELDRVAGINYKIGVFTNLTADHMDFHKTIENYKNAKAKLFYQTSLANIINIDDKYGYEIADEIKKLNTKLVTYGINKKAEVYAEDICIFSKGCSFTLVTPKFKGKLKITTPGMFSVYNALAAIAVCYVLGYNFDQIKKGIESVKGVSGRFETVENTGDVTIIVDYSHTPDALENALNTIKQFVEGKIITVFGCGGDRDKIKRPMMGETAGKLSDYCIITSDNPRSEQPDAIIKDIEVGIKKTNCKYKMIVDRKEAIREAIKVSESKDIILIAGKGHETYQIIGDKIIDFDDKKVAQEILREER
- a CDS encoding UDP-N-acetylmuramoyl-tripeptide--D-alanyl-D-alanine ligase, with the translated sequence MRLTIQEVIEATNGELIRGDKKDIVIGVSTDSRSINKNELFIPLIGKKFNGHDFIENAIKLGASAILTSQRIKENKLDYVSVIKVKDTLKALQDLARYYISKFNIIVIGVTGSTGKTSTKDMIYSVLSKKYKVLKNQGNFNNHIGLPLTVFDLKKEHEIAILEMGMSGFDEIDLLANIVKPNIAVITNIGLSHIENLGSQENILNAKMEITNYFDETNTLIVNGDDQLLKNIENNGINFHKYFVGLGTNCNYQAVNINDLGEDGISFDVLIDKKAYPFRLNVPGIHNVYNALYAIAIGKILNVDIKLIYDGIKDFKGSKMRLNILTTNEEIKVINDAYNASPDSMRAAIAVLSKMSKNRRIAVLGDMLEMGEYSTKGHYDVGIEVAKQSVELLITIGEKAKNIAKGAIENGFDKKNIFLCKNNKEAINILKDLLQRKDAVLIKGSRGMRMEEIVEYIQERS
- the mraY gene encoding phospho-N-acetylmuramoyl-pentapeptide-transferase is translated as MIQYKQLITTIVISFFITLILGPIVIPILQRLKVGQSIRDEGPKTHMLKSGTPTMGGLIMITAICVTTLTSGMLNRDLYVILFATISFGLIGFIDDFIKVVLKRNLGLKAYQKLIGQIIVAIIIAVYQSSISISSTKIFIPFMNQYLDFGILYIPFIATVVVATANSVNLTDGLDGLAAGVTLIVSSFFSLIAMNWGYPSIAVFCGALTGACLGFLRFNAHPAKVFMGDTGSMALGGAIATIAILMNLTLLIPIVGGIYFVEALSVILQVASYKITGKRIFRMSPLHHHYELKGWKETKVVVVFWSVTLLLCIVGLFSLN
- the murD gene encoding UDP-N-acetylmuramoyl-L-alanine--D-glutamate ligase, coding for MVIKDKRVLVIGLGISGIPTVNTLLSLGAKVTVNDKKTQEELKDILKELDTNKVDLILGKHPENMALFDLIILSPGVPTDLMFIQEARKMGVTIMGELELAYRLCEGKFVAITGTNGKTTTTALTGEIFKNAKKETYIVGNIGIAAISKIQEASADAIMVTEVSSFQLESIIDFKPKIAAILNITPDHLNRHKTMENYIKAKSNIFKNQDKNNYLVLNVDNEITYELRSLAKSIVIPFSRKQKLEKGAYVIDDYIVIKEENKKYEIICKVDELKIPGKHNLENALAAVAIAHWSGIDNKTIADTLRNFRGVEHRIEFVAEIEGVDFVNDSKGTNPDAAIRAIEAMKTPIVLIAGGMDKGSDFNEFLHSFQGKVKYLVLLGETAQKIKKTAQKNGFYEISIVENMEQAVQLAAKVAQVGDTVLLSPACASWDMYPSFEVRGKHFKECVNKLRG